The following are encoded together in the Culex pipiens pallens isolate TS chromosome 1, TS_CPP_V2, whole genome shotgun sequence genome:
- the LOC120426721 gene encoding uncharacterized protein LOC120426721 codes for MYHSALFAWPPRIWRGSLCINLEGSINFKKTKNHMAHGEASKQAPSIPAAANWTSSETALFPDPDFLPRTPGSVRDSESRTFYGYGSKKILVRVMRNAVDYKYVQSVDVYFN; via the exons atgtaccatagtgcgtTGTTCGCCTGGCCACCCAGAATATG GCGCGGGTCCCTATGCATAAACCTGGAAGGCTCGATCAACTTTAAGAAAACCAAGAACCACATGGCCCACGGGGAAGCTTCAAAGCAAGCACCCTCAATTCCGGCGGCCGCTAATTGGACATCGTCTGAGACGGCACTTTTCCCGGATCCCGATTTCCTACCAAGAACACCGGGTTCGGTTCGTGACTCGGAATCGCGGACATTCTACGGATATGGGTCGAAGAAAATTCTTGTTAGAGTAATGAGAAACGCAGTGGATTACAAATACGTCCAATCGGTAGACGTTTATTTTAACTAA